In Plasmodium gaboni strain SY75 chromosome 8, whole genome shotgun sequence, the sequence ttacaattcttatatataaaaaaaaatttataatatatatattattatatatatattaatataatatatatatatatataataataataataaaaaaaaaaaaaaaaaaaaaaaaatatatatatatatatatataaataaaataatataaatataaaacaaaaagccttatttttatcatccAAGGTCATCATAgcaacatatataattatatatatgtattatatttaatcatatatatatatatatattttaaaaaagataccctttttaaatagttttcattttttttgtaaataaaGGAATGCACACTAAAATGGAAGGAGCaaatttatgaaaaaaaaaaaaaaaaaaaaaaaaaaaaaaaaaaaaaaaattataaatatttacatatgtattgataataaaggcacaaaaaaaaaatatatatatataaataaataacacataaaaaatagatAAAAATTTGGAAATATCATTTTGAAAAGTAGCTATTATAAATTGATTCTAtagaataaatatttatatatgtataaaataatgataaatatggatacatatatatatatatatataatatatatatattacacgtgtatgttttatatttattttttttttattttaattagAAATTTTTCAAATTTGATGGATCCATATTTTCTGGAAAGAATCCAATATTTTCACTTTGTTTATTTAAGGtttgattatatataggaTTTATTTGTTTACATGCATTTAATAAAAGTTCCATGTGTggtatatatttttgtagtttttctttttcatgTGCATATTCTAGAGCAtctaataaatataattcgAATTCTTCTAATTGCTCAATTGTATTAATCATAGATTTAATCATAGGTTTTCTATCTTCTTTAATATCTAATGTAGAtgataagaataataatcTTGTAAATACAAAGgttccttttttatttaatttttgttgAGATATAATACGATCTTTTAATGttcttaatattttttcagATATACTCATTTGttcttctttattatttaatttatcatCTTTTAATAGCTTTGTATGTGCTTCAATAATTTTATCATCTATAAATGttaatacataaatatctatcatttttcttttaaacATTTCTGTTATTACTTCATCTATATTTGCACCTTTTATAATACAAGCTATTAAATATTCAACTTTTTCTtttgcttttttttttcttaaatttataataaaaggatttaaaaattcttgtatttttattaacttatcatgtttttctttttcattattctttttatacatataaaatttatgaTTTATAACTTCTTCATAAACATCATTTTCACttaatacatttaaatatttctcAACATTCTTATATTCTAATGTTGTCATCTTTTCTATCTCTTCAATAATTTTCATCTTCTTATCAGCTTCTATAAATAATCCTCTGTCTTGTAAAAAATGACCACTTACTTTATCAACACTTCTATCaaacaaatatattcttttattatttatcttcttattcttttcttccttttttacttcacttattttattatttcttagAATAAAACTATTTACAGATACAGACACTTTTCTTTTCACACTCCtctttttcatattatctattattatatttgtatcttttattattccatttctatttattataaaacaaaaactACACCACTTGTAGTttataacaataaatattaatatatgtaagGACACAAATAATGTAGCCTTTTTACACAGACACTCcttcataatataaaaacaaacaaagctctttcaaataaatattaaaaataaaaataaaaataaaaatacatatatatatataatatatatatattattattattattgttataaaaTACTCATCAAGGGGGCATAGTGCTATAGTAGCCAACTCTAAAAAGAAATCATAAGgatatattatcataataaatatattcttaccatataataagtatatacatatttagcatataaattataagTTTCGGAGTGAAcaataaaatgaaaaaataaaataaataaataaataaatatatatattatatatatatatatttataatatttatatatatgtatgatTAATTAAAGCAATATATGCCCTCCTCTCTTAAAACGTTGATGTTGaaatgattatattattttaccatattatttttttaagtgtgaaaattttaattatatatacatacatacatacataatactataatatacatatttatattatatatattatatatatgaataaaataatatctAATACATAcgaacatataaaaaaatacaataaatattataatatatttattatatatatatatatatttatttaatctttatattttatattatctcataaaaatatataaattatctttttatattttaatgaagaaataaaaataggATTTTCATCAGAacatatgtattattattattatatatttacacaACTGATACTTTGagtaaataatataatattaattaaatatttctattaaaaaaatatatacctttgtttatatattatatatttatactattgtattttatattttatattttatattttatattttttttattttattttattttatttttattttatttttttaattttcataataatatgcAAAAGTCTGTAGGATGATAATGAATATAACAAATTACTTCTTTCGAATTTAAGGgtgaaatattttttttatga encodes:
- a CDS encoding hypothetical protein (conserved Plasmodium protein, unknown function), producing MKECLCKKATLFVSLHILIFIVINYKWCSFCFIINRNGIIKDTNIIIDNMKKRSVKRKVSVSVNSFILRNNKISEVKKEEKNKKINNKRIYLFDRSVDKVSGHFLQDRGLFIEADKKMKIIEEIEKMTTLEYKNVEKYLNVLSENDVYEEVINHKFYMYKKNNEKEKHDKLIKIQEFLNPFIINLRKKKAKEKVEYLIACIIKGANIDEVITEMFKRKMIDIYVLTFIDDKIIEAHTKLLKDDKLNNKEEQMSISEKILRTLKDRIISQQKLNKKGTFVFTRLLFLSSTLDIKEDRKPMIKSMINTIEQLEEFELYLLDALEYAHEKEKLQKYIPHMELLLNACKQINPIYNQTLNKQSENIGFFPENMDPSNLKNF